One window of the Methylocystis parvus OBBP genome contains the following:
- a CDS encoding L,D-transpeptidase family protein, giving the protein MLYRVLKPAAAVAVFAGLSLASCQDSGLSQRSLAPVPPETLAKMEQIGTSKESPMLIRAYKKEAEFEIWKMNGEGKYVHLKTFPMCRWSGQLGPKTREGDRQVPEGFYSITPAQMNPNSAYYLSFNVGYPNQLDRALGHSGGTIMVHGACSSAGCFSMTDAQIAEIYAIARSAFNGGQRSIQMQSYPFRMTAENLAKHRLDANIGFWKNLKEGNDHFEVTKEEPTVAYCGSRYVFNAQGAGHMDPLSACPPLKHDPSLIASVSAKSAKDDEKVAQLAETVRPVRVVYQDGGMHPSFLARVAEASRPEALAGPTEIALEEKPVKAGKATQIAAKSPIVTMAAAKAAAQTREAETTSVAQSLAPDERREMSALAPDDSPTASIKKALGMKK; this is encoded by the coding sequence ATGTTGTATCGGGTCTTGAAGCCTGCCGCGGCTGTCGCCGTCTTCGCCGGGCTGTCTCTCGCTTCCTGCCAGGACAGCGGGCTTTCTCAGCGCTCCCTCGCGCCCGTTCCGCCGGAAACGCTTGCGAAAATGGAGCAGATCGGCACGAGCAAAGAATCGCCGATGCTGATCCGCGCCTATAAGAAAGAGGCCGAGTTCGAGATCTGGAAGATGAACGGGGAGGGCAAATATGTCCACCTCAAGACCTTCCCCATGTGCCGCTGGTCGGGTCAGCTCGGGCCCAAGACGCGCGAGGGCGACCGTCAGGTGCCGGAGGGCTTCTATTCGATCACGCCGGCGCAGATGAACCCCAACTCCGCCTATTATCTCTCCTTCAATGTCGGCTATCCGAACCAGCTCGACCGCGCGCTCGGCCATTCGGGCGGCACGATCATGGTGCATGGCGCGTGCTCTTCGGCGGGCTGCTTCTCCATGACGGATGCGCAGATCGCGGAAATCTACGCCATCGCCCGCTCGGCCTTCAATGGCGGCCAGCGCTCGATCCAGATGCAGTCCTATCCGTTCCGCATGACGGCGGAAAATCTCGCCAAGCACCGTCTGGACGCGAATATCGGGTTCTGGAAAAATCTGAAGGAAGGCAACGACCATTTCGAGGTGACGAAGGAAGAGCCGACCGTCGCCTATTGCGGCAGCCGCTACGTCTTCAACGCGCAGGGCGCCGGCCATATGGACCCGCTCTCCGCCTGTCCGCCCCTGAAACACGATCCGAGCCTCATCGCGAGCGTTTCAGCCAAATCGGCGAAGGACGACGAGAAGGTCGCGCAGCTCGCCGAAACCGTGCGGCCGGTCCGCGTCGTCTATCAGGACGGCGGCATGCATCCGAGCTTCCTGGCGCGCGTCGCCGAGGCGAGCCGCCCGGAGGCCCTGGCGGGGCCGACGGAAATCGCGCTGGAAGAAAAGCCCGTGAAGGCCGGCAAGGCCACGCAAATCGCCGCCAAGTCCCCCATCGTGACCATGGCCGCCGCCAAGGCCGCGGCCCAGACGCGCGAGGCCGAGACCACGAGCGTCGCGCAATCGCTCGCGCCGGACGAACGCCGCGAAATGTCCGCGCTTGCTCCCGACGACAGCCCGACCGCGTCGATCAAGAAAGCGCTCGGGATGAAGAAATAG
- a CDS encoding acetyl-CoA carboxylase carboxyltransferase subunit alpha, with product MRSYLDFEKPVAELETKVEELRALAEKGEGVSIAEELTKLEAKAAKALADLYATLTPWQKIQVARHPQRPHFSDYMKHLIAEFTPLAGDRLFGEDSAIVGGFGRFRGEPVCIIGQEKGSDTASRLHHNFGMARPEGYRKAVRLMELADRFGLPVISLVDTAGAFPGIDAEERGQAEAIARSTDASLALGVPNVAVVVGEGGSGGAIAIAAANKVLMLEHAVYTVASPEASASILWRDSAKAQDAATSMKITAQDLLKFGIIDVIVSEPAGGAHRDPEAAIAAVGDAVNSELSRLTNLSREQLRAARAEKFLGMGRKIDAKA from the coding sequence ATGCGCTCTTATCTCGACTTCGAAAAGCCCGTCGCTGAACTCGAAACCAAGGTGGAAGAGCTGCGCGCGCTGGCCGAGAAAGGCGAGGGTGTCTCGATCGCCGAGGAGCTGACCAAGCTCGAGGCCAAGGCGGCGAAGGCGCTGGCCGACCTCTACGCCACGCTCACGCCCTGGCAGAAGATTCAGGTCGCGCGCCATCCGCAGCGCCCGCATTTCTCCGATTATATGAAGCATCTCATCGCGGAGTTCACGCCGCTCGCGGGCGACCGGCTCTTCGGCGAGGATTCGGCCATCGTCGGCGGCTTCGGCCGCTTCCGGGGCGAGCCGGTCTGCATTATCGGGCAGGAGAAGGGCTCCGACACGGCGAGCCGCCTGCATCACAATTTCGGCATGGCGCGGCCCGAGGGCTATCGCAAGGCGGTGCGCCTGATGGAGCTCGCCGACCGCTTCGGGCTCCCTGTGATCTCGCTCGTCGATACGGCCGGCGCTTTTCCGGGCATCGACGCGGAGGAGCGCGGACAGGCGGAGGCCATCGCCCGCTCGACCGACGCGTCTCTGGCGCTGGGGGTCCCGAATGTGGCGGTGGTGGTGGGCGAAGGCGGCTCCGGCGGCGCCATCGCCATCGCCGCGGCGAACAAGGTGCTGATGCTGGAGCACGCCGTCTACACGGTGGCTTCCCCCGAAGCCTCGGCGTCGATCCTGTGGCGCGACTCGGCGAAAGCCCAGGACGCCGCGACGAGCATGAAGATCACGGCGCAGGACCTTTTGAAATTCGGCATTATCGACGTGATCGTCTCGGAGCCCGCCGGCGGCGCCCATCGCGATCCCGAGGCCGCCATCGCAGCGGTGGGCGACGCCGTGAACTCGGAGCTGTCGCGACTGACGAATCTCTCCCGCGAGCAGTTGCGCGCCGCCCGGGCGGAGAAGTTTCTCGGCATGGGCCGTAAGATCGACGCGAAGGCGTGA
- a CDS encoding alpha/beta fold hydrolase, producing MSSTLPPESRYVAARDGLRLFYADYPCPGSTRLPLVCLPGLARTSDDFVLVAQAAQRSGRRVLALDYRGRGRSEWDRDWRHYDPDIEEDDIFSVLTDAGVAAAVFFGTSRGGLHTMRIARARPGAIRAAVLNDIGPVIEKSGLLRIKGYVGKMPPLQKMKDAAALMRFAMSASFPAVTPEQWEAFARQTFEEKDGKVQLRYDPQLNHTLDEITPEAEVADFWEPYAELSRVPILALRGETSDILSVEIFDEMARRAPQLQRYTVPGQGHAPLLLDQPTIDRVMIFLNAQP from the coding sequence TTGAGCTCGACCCTCCCGCCCGAGAGCCGTTACGTCGCCGCGCGCGACGGCCTGCGCCTCTTTTACGCCGATTATCCCTGCCCCGGCTCGACCCGGCTGCCGCTCGTCTGCCTGCCCGGACTCGCCCGCACGTCGGACGATTTCGTCCTCGTCGCGCAGGCCGCGCAGCGCTCGGGGCGCCGCGTGCTGGCCCTCGACTATCGCGGCCGCGGACGTTCCGAATGGGACAGGGACTGGCGCCATTACGATCCCGATATCGAGGAAGACGATATTTTCTCGGTCCTCACGGACGCCGGCGTCGCGGCGGCCGTCTTCTTCGGCACGTCGCGCGGCGGGCTCCATACGATGCGAATCGCGCGCGCCCGGCCCGGCGCGATCCGCGCGGCCGTGCTCAACGACATCGGCCCCGTGATCGAAAAGAGCGGCCTGCTGCGCATCAAGGGCTATGTCGGCAAAATGCCGCCGCTGCAGAAGATGAAAGACGCCGCGGCGCTGATGCGCTTCGCCATGAGCGCGTCCTTTCCGGCCGTGACGCCGGAGCAATGGGAGGCCTTCGCCCGCCAGACTTTCGAGGAGAAGGACGGCAAGGTTCAGCTTCGCTACGATCCCCAACTCAATCACACGCTGGACGAGATCACGCCCGAAGCGGAGGTTGCCGATTTCTGGGAACCCTACGCCGAACTCTCCAGGGTTCCGATCCTCGCTTTGCGCGGCGAGACGTCGGACATCCTTTCCGTCGAGATATTCGACGAGATGGCGCGCCGCGCGCCGCAACTCCAAAGATACACGGTCCCCGGCCAGGGCCATGCGCCGTTGCTTCTGGATCAGCCGACGATCGATCGGGTAATGATCTTCCTGAACGCGCAGCCCTGA
- a CDS encoding glycosyltransferase family 4 protein, with protein sequence MHTFSADEKKITLYLAAQAQRENAEMRRRRFEESVDPITTFAYLRLRELYWTVTRSLGLSFLHDGERRRRRLSIVRRPPLSDETALQVSASLPSRRIFIDVTPTARFGGKTGIQRVVREIAKRAILSPFALPVVIQNGAVVPYYDHPSAPRILEFTPDDTFVLLDACWGLTSDYLPVIGNLASAGGRLVTVIHDLIPLIHPLSVSPEMSEVFKEWFERLALASDAVICVSRSVAQDFIDYASREPAGVKPDIRVGWWRLGSDFADDDFGLVSPKVEAFTSRPTPFFLGVGTLEPRKAYPVALDAFELLWNAGVDARYVIIGRAGWQSEALTRRIRRHPEFGRRLLWLDKASDADLRHCYERAAALVYPSAIEGFGLPLVEAGRQGLPVIASDLPVFHELGGNHIDYFKLLDPVDLAQKIERRLWIPATEKRMPDYSWEDSAKSLVDLILHDGYQMRIGPPEPSLAARE encoded by the coding sequence ATGCACACGTTCAGCGCTGACGAAAAGAAGATCACGCTTTATCTGGCCGCGCAGGCGCAGCGCGAAAACGCCGAAATGCGCCGGCGGCGGTTCGAGGAATCGGTCGATCCCATCACGACCTTCGCCTATCTTCGCCTCAGAGAGCTTTATTGGACGGTCACCCGATCGCTTGGCCTTTCATTCCTGCACGATGGAGAGAGAAGGCGCCGTCGCCTCAGCATTGTTCGACGCCCGCCGCTCTCAGATGAGACGGCGCTGCAAGTGTCCGCATCGCTGCCGTCGCGCCGAATATTCATCGACGTCACGCCGACGGCGCGATTTGGCGGAAAGACGGGAATCCAGCGCGTTGTGCGTGAGATCGCCAAACGGGCGATCCTGTCTCCCTTCGCCTTGCCGGTCGTGATCCAGAACGGCGCCGTCGTTCCCTATTACGACCATCCGAGCGCGCCGCGCATTCTCGAATTCACCCCGGACGACACGTTCGTTCTGCTCGACGCGTGCTGGGGACTGACGTCCGATTATCTTCCCGTCATCGGCAATCTCGCATCCGCTGGCGGACGTCTCGTCACCGTCATTCACGATCTCATCCCTTTGATTCATCCGCTGTCCGTTTCTCCGGAAATGTCGGAAGTTTTTAAGGAATGGTTCGAAAGACTGGCGCTCGCGAGCGACGCCGTCATTTGCGTTTCGAGAAGCGTCGCGCAGGATTTCATCGACTATGCCTCTCGCGAGCCTGCGGGCGTAAAGCCGGATATTCGCGTGGGATGGTGGCGCCTCGGTTCGGACTTCGCCGATGATGATTTCGGGCTCGTTTCTCCCAAGGTCGAAGCCTTCACGTCGAGACCGACGCCTTTTTTCCTCGGCGTCGGAACGCTGGAGCCGCGTAAGGCGTATCCGGTCGCTCTCGACGCCTTCGAACTGCTGTGGAATGCGGGCGTCGACGCGCGCTACGTCATCATCGGCCGTGCGGGATGGCAGAGCGAAGCGTTGACGCGGCGCATCCGGCGTCACCCGGAATTTGGGCGGCGCCTGCTATGGCTCGACAAGGCGAGCGACGCCGATCTGCGTCATTGCTACGAGCGCGCCGCCGCGCTCGTCTATCCTTCGGCGATCGAGGGCTTCGGGCTTCCGCTCGTCGAGGCGGGACGCCAGGGACTTCCCGTCATCGCATCCGATCTGCCGGTGTTTCACGAACTTGGCGGAAACCACATCGACTACTTCAAGCTCCTCGACCCGGTCGATCTTGCGCAAAAGATCGAACGTCGCCTGTGGATCCCCGCCACGGAAAAAAGGATGCCCGACTATAGTTGGGAGGATTCCGCGAAAAGCCTCGTCGATCTGATACTGCATGACGGATATCAGATGCGGATCGGCCCTCCCGAGCCGTCGCTCGCGGCGCGTGAGTGA